A region from the Cannabis sativa cultivar Pink pepper isolate KNU-18-1 chromosome 9, ASM2916894v1, whole genome shotgun sequence genome encodes:
- the LOC115723266 gene encoding probable protein arginine N-methyltransferase 6: protein MMYSNPTHSNGYHQQPQQDQHPTDRRPEMSHGQRARRGRRPGSRSRDSSRDGHDGAGSLRVSDQKNLQQQQQQQQRPPCTEFDMAYFHSYAHVGIHEEMIKDQVRTETYRQAIMQHQSSIEGKVVVDVGCGTGILSIFCAQAGAKRVYAVDASEIALQANEVVKANNLSDTVIVLHGRVEDVEIDEEVDVIISEWMGYMLLYESMLGSVIIARDRWLKPGGLILPSHATLYIAPVTHPDRYSESIDFWRNVYGIDMSAMMPLAKQCAFEEPCVETIVGENILTWPHVVKHVDCYTVTIGELESVHTKYNFKSMMRAPLHGFAFWFDVEFAGPAMSPTHSHAQPSLTETPVDGNQRKKRVNPNEALVLSTAPEDPPTHWQQTLIYFYEPIDVEQDQLIEGSVTLSQSKENARFMNIHLEYASGGRSFVKESVMR from the exons ATGATGTATTCGAACCCGACTCACAGTAACGGCTACCACCAACAGCCGCAACAGGACCAACACCCCACCGACCGCCGCCCCGAGATGAGTCACGGTCAACGAGCCCGCCGAGGACGTCGCCCCGGTTCTAGGTCACGTGACTCCTCCAGAGATGGCCATGACGGCGCTGGTAGCCTTAGGGTTTCCGACCAGAAAAACCTTCAACAAcaacagcagcagcagcagagGCCGCCTTGTACGGAGTTCGACATGGCCTATTTCCATTCCTATGCTCACGTTGGCATCCACGAAGAGATGATCAAG GATCAAGTGCGGACTGAAACTTATAGACAAGCGATCATGCAGCACCAGAGTTCCATTGAAGGAAAA GTTGTGGTTGATGTTGGCTGTGGCACAGGCATTCTTTCAATATTTTGTGCTCAAGCTGGTGCAAAACGA GTGTATGCAGTTGATGCAAGTGAGATTGCTCTGCAG GCAAATGAAGTTGTCAAAGCAAACAATTTGTCGGATACGGTTATTGTATTGCATGGAAGAGTTGAG gatgttgAAATTGATGAGGAAGTTGATGTTATAATTTCAGAGTGGATGGGCTACATGCTCTTGTATGAG AGTATGTTGGGAAGTGTCATTATTGCTAGAGATCGATGGCTTAAACCTGGCGGTCTTATACTTCCATCACATGCAACG ttgtacatagccCCAGTGACACACCCTGATAGATACAGTGAAAGCATTGATTTCTGGCGCAATGTTTATGGAATTGATA TGTCAGCCATGATGCCATTGGCTAAACAATGTGCATTTGAAGAGCCATGTGTGGAGACTATAGTGGGTGAGAACATCTTGACATGGCCACATGTG GTAAAGCATGTTGATTGCTATACGGTAACAATTGGTGAGCTAGAATCGGTTCATACAAAATATAACTTCAAATCAATGATGCGAG CTCCATTACATGGATTTGCATTTTGGTTTGATGTTGAATTTGCTGGACCTGCAATGTCTCCTACCCATAGTCATGCGCAACCCTCACTTACTGAGACACCAGTTGACGGTAATCAGAGGAAGAAACGGGTGAACCCAAATGAAGCACTTGTGCTATCTACCGCACCTGAGGACCCACCAACACATTGGCAACAG ACGTTAATATATTTCTACGAGCCAATAGACGTGGAGCAAGATCAACTGATTGAAGGTTCTGTAACATTATCACAAAGCAAAGAAAATGCTCGGTTTATGAACATTCACCTTGAATATGC TTCAGGAGGTCGTTCCTTTGTGAAAGAGTCTGTAATGCGCTGA